A stretch of Pseudomonas sp. CCC3.1 DNA encodes these proteins:
- a CDS encoding calcium:proton antiporter, with translation MLTLLKDEKLLLLAIVMAGVAFPLEHWLLNSGQVFALVGGFVLIAAIVCASMRVAHHAEVLAEKVGDPYGTMILTLSAVLVEVVILAIMMSNEASPTLVRDTIYSAVMLDINGILGLAALMGGIKHGEQSYNDDSARTYSVMILTAMGVSMVVPEFIPEADWKIYSAFTIGAMVLLYTLFLRMQVGPHSYFFSYSYPEKKGRKREPEGTPANVKWSVAVLGLGVIVIGALAEVMSKALDLGLEGTGAPPVITAILVAAISAAPEILTALRAALANRMQSVVNVALGASLSTVILTVPVMEAMALYTGQPFQMAMTPVQTVMVLITLVVCAINLNDGETNAIEGMTHFVLFATFIMLSLLGL, from the coding sequence ATGCTGACTTTATTGAAAGACGAAAAACTTCTGCTGCTGGCGATAGTCATGGCCGGTGTGGCGTTCCCGCTCGAGCATTGGCTGCTGAACAGTGGCCAGGTTTTTGCCTTGGTGGGAGGCTTTGTGCTGATCGCCGCGATTGTCTGTGCGTCGATGCGCGTGGCGCATCATGCCGAGGTGCTGGCTGAAAAGGTTGGCGACCCCTATGGGACGATGATCCTGACCTTGTCAGCTGTGTTGGTGGAAGTGGTCATCCTAGCCATCATGATGAGCAACGAAGCGTCACCGACGTTGGTGCGAGACACGATTTATTCGGCGGTGATGCTCGATATCAACGGCATTCTCGGTTTGGCTGCATTGATGGGTGGGATCAAACACGGCGAGCAGTCCTACAACGATGATTCGGCCCGCACCTATAGCGTGATGATTCTGACGGCCATGGGTGTGTCGATGGTGGTGCCGGAATTTATCCCCGAGGCGGACTGGAAGATTTACTCCGCTTTCACCATTGGCGCGATGGTGCTGCTTTACACCTTGTTTTTACGGATGCAGGTGGGGCCGCACAGCTACTTTTTCAGTTACAGCTACCCGGAGAAAAAAGGCCGCAAGCGTGAGCCAGAAGGGACGCCTGCTAACGTGAAATGGTCGGTCGCTGTTTTGGGGCTGGGTGTGATTGTGATCGGAGCGCTGGCGGAGGTGATGTCCAAAGCGCTGGACCTTGGCCTTGAGGGCACGGGAGCCCCGCCGGTGATTACCGCTATTTTGGTGGCCGCCATTTCGGCCGCTCCTGAAATTTTGACTGCTTTACGGGCCGCGCTGGCCAACCGCATGCAGTCGGTGGTGAATGTGGCCTTGGGTGCTTCGCTGTCGACGGTGATTTTGACGGTGCCGGTGATGGAGGCCATGGCGTTGTATACCGGGCAGCCCTTTCAGATGGCCATGACCCCGGTGCAGACGGTGATGGTGCTGATTACCCTGGTGGTCTGTGCGATCAATTTGAATGATGGTGAAACCAATGCCATTGAAGGCATGACGCACTTCGTGTTGTTTGCAACGTTCATCATGCTGTCGTTGCTGGGCCTGTAA
- a CDS encoding aspartate aminotransferase family protein — protein MNMPENADITVTSQLKLDAHWMPYTANRNFHRDPRFIVGAKGSYLTDEKGRQIYDSLSGLWTCGAGHTRTEIQEAVAKQLGTLDYSPAFQYGHPLSFQLAEKITDLTPGNLNHVFFTDSGSECADTAVKMVRAYWRLKGQSTKTKMIGRARGYHGVNIAGTSLGGVNGNRKLFGQAMMDVDHLPHTLLASNAFSRGMPELGGIALADELLKLIELHDASNIAAVFVEPMAGSAGVLVPPQGYLKRLREICDQHNILLVFDEVITGFGRTGSMFGADSFGVTPDLMCIAKQVTNGAIPMGAVIATSEIYQTFMNQPTPEYAVEFPHGYTYSAHPVACAAGLAALELLQKENLVQSVAEVAPHFENAIHGLKGVKNVIDIRNYGLAGAIQIAPRDGDAIVRPFDAAMKLWKAGFYVRFGGDTLQFGPTFNSKPQDLDRLFDAVGEALNQID, from the coding sequence ATGAACATGCCTGAAAACGCCGACATTACAGTGACTAGCCAGCTCAAGCTGGATGCTCATTGGATGCCTTACACCGCCAACCGTAACTTCCATCGTGACCCGCGTTTTATCGTTGGGGCCAAGGGGAGCTATCTGACGGACGAGAAGGGTCGGCAAATTTACGATTCATTGTCAGGTCTGTGGACTTGTGGCGCAGGGCATACCCGCACAGAAATTCAGGAAGCTGTGGCCAAGCAACTGGGCACACTCGATTATTCGCCAGCGTTCCAGTACGGGCATCCGCTGTCATTCCAGTTGGCTGAGAAGATTACTGACCTGACCCCGGGCAACCTTAACCATGTGTTTTTCACTGACTCGGGTTCGGAGTGTGCGGATACCGCAGTGAAGATGGTGCGTGCCTATTGGCGTTTGAAAGGCCAGTCGACCAAAACCAAGATGATTGGTCGTGCCCGCGGTTATCACGGGGTGAATATTGCCGGCACAAGTCTGGGCGGAGTGAACGGCAACCGTAAGCTGTTCGGTCAGGCGATGATGGATGTCGATCACTTGCCGCACACGCTGCTGGCGAGCAATGCGTTTTCTCGTGGCATGCCGGAGCTGGGCGGTATCGCACTGGCTGATGAGTTGCTCAAGCTGATTGAGTTGCACGATGCTTCGAACATCGCGGCAGTGTTTGTTGAGCCAATGGCCGGTTCCGCCGGTGTACTGGTTCCGCCGCAGGGTTATCTGAAACGTCTGCGTGAAATCTGCGATCAGCACAACATCCTGTTGGTGTTCGATGAAGTGATTACCGGGTTTGGTCGTACAGGCTCGATGTTTGGCGCTGACAGCTTCGGCGTAACGCCTGACCTGATGTGTATTGCGAAGCAAGTCACTAACGGAGCAATTCCAATGGGCGCAGTGATTGCGACCAGCGAGATTTATCAGACATTCATGAATCAGCCGACGCCTGAGTACGCAGTTGAATTCCCACACGGCTATACCTATTCGGCTCACCCGGTGGCGTGTGCTGCGGGACTGGCTGCTCTGGAGTTGCTGCAAAAGGAAAACCTGGTGCAGAGCGTGGCTGAAGTCGCGCCGCATTTTGAGAATGCCATTCATGGTTTGAAGGGCGTGAAGAACGTCATCGATATTCGTAACTACGGCTTGGCCGGTGCGATCCAAATCGCCCCACGTGATGGCGATGCGATTGTGCGTCCATTCGATGCGGCGATGAAGTTGTGGAAGGCTGGCTTCTACGTGCGCTTTGGTGGTGACACGCTGCAGTTCGGGCCAACCTTTAACAGCAAGCCGCAAGACTTGGATCGTCTGTTCGATGCGGTCGGCGAAGCGCTGAATCAGATCGACTGA
- a CDS encoding TetR/AcrR family transcriptional regulator, protein MTFEVPSHDGKPAGRIRQKNEETILKAAEDEFARHGFKGTSMNAIALKAGLPKANLHYYFTNKLGLYIAVLSNILELWDSTFNTLKVEDDPAQALSHYIRTKMEFSRRHPQASRVFAMEIISGGICLTEYFTQDYRAWFQSRAAVFQAWIDAGKMDPVDPVHLIFLLWGSTQHYADFATQICRVTGRTRLTKQDMQDASDNLIRIILKGCGLTPTAEARN, encoded by the coding sequence ATGACCTTTGAAGTCCCATCCCACGATGGAAAGCCCGCTGGCCGAATTCGTCAAAAGAACGAAGAAACCATTCTCAAAGCCGCTGAGGATGAGTTTGCCCGCCACGGCTTCAAAGGCACCAGCATGAATGCCATTGCACTCAAGGCAGGCCTGCCCAAAGCCAATTTGCATTACTACTTCACCAACAAGCTTGGGCTCTACATTGCGGTGTTGAGCAATATCCTCGAATTGTGGGACAGCACCTTCAACACCCTGAAGGTTGAAGACGACCCAGCTCAAGCACTCAGTCACTACATTCGCACCAAGATGGAATTCTCACGTCGCCACCCCCAGGCCTCGCGGGTATTTGCGATGGAAATCATCAGTGGCGGGATATGTCTGACCGAGTACTTCACGCAAGACTACCGCGCCTGGTTCCAAAGCCGCGCCGCCGTGTTCCAAGCCTGGATCGATGCCGGAAAAATGGATCCCGTCGACCCCGTGCACTTGATCTTTCTGCTGTGGGGCAGCACCCAGCACTACGCTGACTTTGCCACCCAGATCTGCCGCGTCACTGGCCGCACCCGCTTGACTAAACAAGACATGCAAGACGCCAGCGACAACCTGATTCGAATCATCCTCAAAGGCTGCGGCCTCACACCCACCGCCGAAGCCCGGAACTGA
- a CDS encoding YigZ family protein, translated as MPSTLTGLCEYREEIRKSRFITLAAPITSPQQAQDFIEQHSDLNATHNCWAWKFGDQYRSSDDGEPGGTAGRPILSAIEAQDCDQVVVLVIRWYGGIQLGTGGLARAYGGGANKCLQNAEKRPLINRVALHCSCSFSELALVKLRLAELNGLLIDETFTANGVDLQLALGEEHITSLQQQLADISRGRILLHRDTFDSAP; from the coding sequence ATGCCTTCTACCCTCACCGGCCTTTGCGAGTACCGCGAAGAAATCCGCAAAAGCCGCTTCATCACCCTCGCCGCGCCAATCACCAGCCCCCAGCAGGCCCAGGACTTCATCGAGCAACACAGTGACCTTAACGCCACGCACAATTGCTGGGCCTGGAAGTTCGGCGATCAATATCGCAGCAGTGATGATGGAGAACCCGGCGGTACGGCGGGTCGCCCGATCTTGTCAGCCATTGAAGCGCAAGACTGCGATCAAGTCGTGGTGCTGGTTATTCGCTGGTACGGGGGTATTCAACTGGGCACCGGCGGGCTCGCACGGGCTTATGGCGGCGGCGCAAACAAATGCCTGCAAAATGCAGAAAAACGCCCGCTCATCAACCGCGTAGCGCTCCACTGCTCATGCAGCTTCAGTGAACTGGCTTTGGTGAAATTACGCTTGGCCGAACTCAATGGCCTGCTCATTGACGAAACCTTTACCGCCAACGGTGTTGATCTGCAACTGGCGCTAGGCGAAGAGCACATAACATCCCTGCAACAGCAGCTCGCAGACATCAGTCGCGGCAGAATCTTGCTGCACCGGGACACGTTTGACAGCGCCCCATAA
- a CDS encoding GNAT family N-acetyltransferase — MKNLIIRKASLNDAAQLYSAEFETAKTPGLLVSRPGEFSKQAFERKILALNDNGLYLVAEHDDQIVGHALLEPLGLEALAHVLSLTIVVHPGHVGQGIGHVLMARLLAWASVRPGLVKIELRVRETNHCARHLYQKFGFVEEGRLQKRICLPDGTLVADITMAWFAAHQSG; from the coding sequence TTGAAAAACCTGATCATTCGAAAGGCTTCATTAAACGACGCGGCGCAGCTTTACAGCGCAGAGTTCGAAACTGCAAAAACGCCCGGCTTGCTAGTCTCGCGACCTGGTGAGTTCAGCAAACAGGCATTTGAACGAAAAATTCTTGCGTTGAATGATAATGGCCTCTACTTGGTGGCTGAGCATGACGACCAAATAGTTGGACACGCCCTATTAGAGCCATTGGGGCTTGAAGCCTTGGCGCACGTTTTGAGCCTGACCATCGTTGTGCACCCTGGGCATGTGGGGCAGGGCATTGGTCACGTGTTAATGGCTCGATTGTTGGCGTGGGCCAGCGTTCGCCCAGGGCTAGTGAAAATTGAACTACGCGTGCGAGAAACTAACCACTGTGCAAGGCATCTCTACCAGAAATTCGGTTTCGTGGAAGAAGGTCGTCTTCAAAAGCGCATCTGCCTACCCGATGGAACCCTGGTTGCAGATATCACCATGGCCTGGTTTGCTGCGCATCAAAGCGGGTGA
- a CDS encoding CoA-acylating methylmalonate-semialdehyde dehydrogenase, whose product MSTIQHLINGELLSDSGRTADVYNPSTGKVIHQVPLASRETIQKAIDAAKAAFPAWRNTPAAKRAQVMFRFKQLLEQNEARISQLISEEHGKTLEDAAGELKRGIENVEYACSAPEILKGEYSRNVGPNIDAWSDFQPLGVVAGITPFNFPAMVPLWMYPLAIVCGNCFILKPSERDPSSTLLIAQLLQEAGLPKGVMNVVHGDKGAVDALIEAPEVKALSFVGSTPIAEYIYAEGTKRGKRVQALGGAKNHAVLMPDADLDNAVSALMGAAYGSCGERCMAISVAVCVGDQVADALVAKLVPQIKALKIGAGTSCGLDMGPLVSGQARDKVSGYVEDGVAAGAQLVVDGRGLSVKDHEDGFFLGGCLFDRVTPEMRIYKEEIFGPVLCIVRVNSLEAAMQLINDHEYGNGTCIFTRDGEAARLFCDEIEVGMVGVNVPLPVPVAYHSFGGWKRSLFGDLHAYGPDGVRFYTRRKAITQRWPQRASHEASQFAFPSL is encoded by the coding sequence ATGAGCACCATTCAACATTTGATTAATGGCGAGTTGCTGAGCGATTCCGGTCGTACCGCCGATGTGTATAACCCGTCGACCGGTAAAGTGATTCATCAAGTGCCACTGGCCAGCCGCGAAACCATTCAAAAGGCTATCGATGCAGCCAAGGCAGCATTCCCGGCATGGCGCAACACGCCTGCGGCCAAGCGTGCTCAGGTGATGTTCCGTTTCAAGCAACTGCTGGAGCAGAACGAAGCGCGGATCTCGCAGTTGATCAGCGAAGAGCATGGCAAGACGTTGGAAGATGCTGCGGGTGAGCTGAAGCGCGGGATTGAGAACGTTGAGTACGCGTGTTCTGCGCCTGAAATCCTGAAGGGCGAGTACAGCCGTAATGTAGGACCGAATATTGATGCATGGTCGGATTTCCAGCCGTTAGGTGTGGTTGCGGGTATTACGCCTTTCAACTTCCCGGCTATGGTTCCGCTGTGGATGTACCCGTTGGCGATTGTGTGCGGTAACTGTTTCATCCTTAAACCTTCCGAGCGTGATCCAAGCTCGACGTTGTTAATCGCACAGTTGTTGCAGGAAGCCGGTTTGCCCAAAGGTGTGATGAACGTGGTGCATGGCGACAAGGGTGCAGTTGATGCGCTGATTGAGGCGCCAGAAGTCAAAGCGTTGAGCTTTGTGGGGTCGACGCCGATTGCTGAGTACATCTATGCCGAAGGGACCAAGCGCGGCAAGCGTGTTCAAGCGCTGGGTGGTGCGAAGAACCATGCGGTACTGATGCCGGATGCGGACCTGGATAACGCGGTCAGTGCTCTGATGGGGGCTGCCTACGGTTCGTGCGGTGAGCGTTGCATGGCGATTTCGGTTGCAGTGTGCGTGGGTGATCAGGTTGCCGATGCGTTGGTGGCCAAGCTGGTCCCACAAATCAAGGCGCTGAAAATCGGTGCAGGCACGTCGTGTGGTCTGGATATGGGGCCTTTGGTGTCGGGCCAGGCGCGTGACAAAGTCAGCGGTTATGTCGAGGACGGCGTGGCAGCCGGTGCTCAGTTGGTCGTTGATGGTCGTGGCTTGAGCGTCAAGGATCATGAAGACGGCTTCTTCCTGGGTGGCTGCCTGTTTGACCGTGTGACACCTGAGATGCGTATCTATAAAGAAGAGATTTTTGGTCCGGTACTGTGCATCGTGCGCGTTAACAGCCTGGAAGCGGCCATGCAGCTTATTAATGATCACGAATACGGCAACGGAACGTGCATCTTTACGCGTGACGGTGAAGCGGCTCGCCTGTTCTGTGACGAGATTGAAGTGGGCATGGTGGGGGTTAACGTTCCGCTACCTGTGCCCGTTGCTTACCACAGCTTTGGTGGTTGGAAGCGTTCGCTGTTTGGTGATCTGCATGCTTATGGGCCGGATGGGGTGCGCTTCTATACGCGTCGTAAGGCGATCACTCAGCGTTGGCCGCAGCGTGCCAGTCATGAGGCGTCGCAGTTTGCTTTCCCGAGTTTGTAA
- a CDS encoding LysR family transcriptional regulator, producing the protein MSSRRPDALAQVSDFDIRLLRIFRSVVECGGFSAAETVLGIGRSAISQQMSDLEQRLGLRLCQRGRAGFSLTEEGREVYQSSLQLLGALESFRTEVNGLHHHLRGELTIGLTDNLVTLPHMRITHALAQLKERGPDVQIHIRMIAPNEVEQGVLDGRLHVGVVPQASALSGLEYQPLYSERSLLYCAVGHPLFYVDDRQLEDQRLNEQDAIAPTFRLPADIQAHYQALNCTASASDREGMAFLILTGRYIGYLPDHYASFWVQQGRLRALKAKTRFYDLSLASVTRKGRRPHLVLESFLESLEATR; encoded by the coding sequence ATGAGCAGCCGTCGTCCCGATGCACTGGCCCAAGTCAGCGACTTTGATATTCGACTGCTGCGCATCTTTCGCAGCGTCGTAGAGTGCGGTGGATTTTCGGCAGCAGAAACCGTGCTCGGGATTGGACGCTCGGCCATCAGCCAACAAATGAGCGACCTCGAACAACGCCTGGGTTTGCGCCTTTGCCAGCGTGGTCGCGCAGGTTTTTCGCTGACAGAAGAAGGCCGTGAGGTCTATCAGTCATCACTGCAATTGTTGGGTGCACTCGAAAGCTTTCGTACAGAGGTCAACGGCCTGCATCACCATCTGCGCGGCGAGTTGACGATCGGTCTGACAGACAATCTCGTCACCCTGCCGCACATGCGCATCACCCATGCCCTGGCCCAACTCAAGGAACGCGGGCCTGACGTGCAAATTCACATTCGCATGATCGCCCCCAACGAAGTTGAACAAGGCGTACTCGACGGCCGCCTGCATGTCGGCGTAGTCCCCCAGGCCAGCGCACTCTCAGGACTGGAGTATCAACCGTTATACAGCGAGCGCTCGTTGCTCTACTGCGCCGTCGGCCACCCACTGTTTTATGTCGACGACCGCCAACTGGAAGATCAGCGCCTCAATGAACAGGATGCGATTGCTCCGACCTTTCGCCTGCCCGCCGACATTCAGGCGCACTATCAGGCGCTCAATTGCACCGCCAGTGCTTCCGACCGGGAAGGCATGGCCTTCTTGATTTTGACCGGGCGTTACATCGGTTATCTACCCGATCACTACGCCAGCTTTTGGGTTCAACAGGGTCGCCTTCGCGCCTTGAAAGCCAAAACGCGCTTTTATGACTTAAGCCTGGCGTCTGTTACCCGCAAAGGACGTCGCCCGCACCTGGTGCTGGAAAGTTTTCTTGAGAGCCTGGAAGCGACGCGTTAA
- the recC gene encoding exodeoxyribonuclease V subunit gamma: MPGATSLNAGFMVVHGNRLDELRSLVVSWMRRYPLAPLENEIALVQSNGIAQWLKLALAEDAQDDDLGGCGIAAAVDVQLPGSFMWQLYRMVLGSEEIPAKSLLDKAPLTWRLMRLLPALIDQPHFEPLQRFLTHDTDLRKRYQLSERLADLFDQYQVYRADWLEDWAAGRHQLRNARGESPALSSANCWQAELWRALLLDVGEQGMSQSRAGVHQRFIEKINSLEQAPPGLPSRVIVFGISSLPAQALEALAGLARFSQVLLCVHNPCRHHWSDIVADKDLLRHQYKRQARKAGMPATLDLDILHQHAHPLLAAWGKQGRDYINLLDSYDDPNSYRAAFRDGRIDLFSEVEPLNLLNQLQDDILELRPLNETRELWPAVDLDKDHSIRFHIAHSAQREVEILHDQLLARFSENPHLQPRDVIVMVPDIDSYAPHIRAVFGQIERDDRRFIPYTLADQGQRGRDPLLIAIEHLLKLPDSRFPVSEILDLLDVPALRARFNVQERDLPTLHRWIEGAGIRWGLNAEQRAGLGLPPELEQNSWRFGLRRMLLGYAVGSGEACDGIEPYDEIGGLDAVLIGPLVALLDALEIAHQELSQPALPQQWGERLQGLMQLFFQAETEHDDYLLAQLEELRETWLETCELVGLQDELPLTVVREAWLAGLDQGKLSQRFLAGAVNFCTLMPMRAIPFKLVCLLGMNDGDYPRAQPPLDFDLMGSDYRPGDRSRREDDRYLLLEALLSARDQLYISWVGRSIRDNSERPACVLIGQLRDHLASGWHLQDGEDLLEAMTQEHPLQPFSTRYFHEGDPNLFSYAREWQQLHEPQTALTQSETLATHEQEEPLNLTQLQDFLRNPVRHFFSQRLKVFFEAAEVPLEDEEPFVLDALQRYTLSDSLLEAALAQPDQLEHALQTRAKRLQGSGLLPMAGFGECLQHELIEPLPDVLQRYQQLLALWPTPLNSALPVSVDGHGLALEGWLSNLHQRSDKGLLSITTIPNSIGAIKTRKWHRLTRPWVNHLVACSSGLNMSTALVASDDTLLLAPLEPQLASDILGNVLMAWKVGINHPLPIAIKTGFAWLAQTDPVKADAAAQKAYEGDGQTSEGERRESAALARQFPDYAALMADGAFEDWCDALYRPLFDAPWRSLNSEESR; this comes from the coding sequence ATGCCGGGTGCTACGTCCCTCAACGCGGGTTTTATGGTGGTTCACGGGAACCGTCTTGATGAGTTGCGCAGCCTGGTCGTGAGCTGGATGCGCCGCTATCCACTGGCGCCTCTGGAGAACGAAATTGCTCTGGTGCAGAGTAATGGCATCGCACAATGGTTAAAGCTGGCTCTGGCCGAAGATGCTCAAGACGACGATCTGGGCGGCTGTGGTATTGCCGCTGCGGTGGATGTGCAACTGCCCGGCAGTTTTATGTGGCAGCTCTATCGTATGGTATTGGGCAGTGAAGAAATCCCTGCCAAGTCTTTGCTCGATAAAGCCCCCCTGACTTGGCGTTTGATGCGTTTGCTCCCGGCCCTCATCGATCAACCACACTTCGAACCCTTGCAGCGCTTTCTAACCCACGACACCGATCTGCGTAAGCGCTACCAGCTATCAGAACGCCTTGCCGACTTGTTCGACCAATACCAGGTCTATCGTGCGGACTGGCTGGAGGACTGGGCCGCAGGTCGCCATCAATTGCGTAATGCCCGAGGTGAAAGTCCGGCCTTGAGCTCAGCTAACTGTTGGCAAGCCGAGCTATGGCGAGCGCTACTGCTCGACGTCGGTGAGCAGGGCATGTCGCAAAGCCGTGCCGGCGTCCATCAGCGCTTTATTGAAAAAATAAACAGCCTTGAACAAGCGCCGCCCGGCCTCCCTTCGAGGGTCATCGTGTTTGGTATTTCGTCATTGCCCGCTCAAGCGCTCGAAGCGCTGGCTGGACTGGCCCGCTTCAGCCAAGTGCTGCTCTGTGTGCATAACCCGTGTCGCCATCATTGGTCTGACATCGTTGCCGACAAAGATCTGCTACGCCATCAGTACAAACGCCAAGCCCGCAAAGCCGGAATGCCTGCCACACTGGACCTCGACATCCTGCACCAACACGCCCACCCGTTGCTCGCCGCTTGGGGCAAACAAGGCCGCGACTATATCAACCTGCTCGACAGCTACGATGACCCCAATAGCTATCGAGCGGCCTTTCGTGATGGCCGCATCGATCTGTTCAGCGAAGTGGAACCGCTCAACCTGCTCAACCAATTGCAGGACGACATTCTTGAACTGCGCCCACTGAACGAAACTCGCGAGCTGTGGCCAGCCGTTGATTTGGATAAAGATCACTCAATCCGTTTCCACATTGCCCATAGCGCACAACGTGAAGTCGAGATCCTTCACGACCAGTTACTCGCTCGATTCAGCGAAAATCCCCACTTGCAGCCGCGCGATGTGATCGTGATGGTGCCGGACATCGACAGCTATGCGCCGCACATCCGTGCCGTATTTGGCCAGATCGAGCGCGACGACCGCCGCTTCATTCCCTACACACTGGCCGACCAAGGCCAGCGCGGCCGTGATCCGCTACTGATTGCCATCGAGCACCTGCTCAAGCTGCCTGACAGCCGCTTCCCGGTCAGCGAAATCCTCGACTTACTGGACGTTCCAGCATTACGCGCTCGCTTCAATGTGCAAGAGCGCGACTTGCCAACCTTGCATCGCTGGATCGAAGGTGCGGGGATTCGTTGGGGGCTGAATGCCGAACAGCGTGCTGGTCTTGGGTTACCTCCTGAGCTGGAGCAAAACAGTTGGCGTTTCGGCTTGCGTCGAATGCTGCTCGGTTATGCCGTTGGCAGTGGTGAAGCGTGTGATGGTATTGAGCCTTACGATGAAATCGGCGGCCTTGATGCCGTCTTGATCGGACCGCTCGTGGCGCTGCTTGATGCATTGGAAATTGCCCACCAAGAACTTTCGCAGCCCGCCTTACCGCAACAATGGGGCGAGCGCTTGCAAGGCTTGATGCAATTGTTCTTCCAGGCAGAGACCGAGCACGACGACTACTTGCTGGCCCAACTTGAAGAGCTGCGCGAGACCTGGCTCGAAACCTGTGAGCTGGTTGGCCTGCAAGATGAATTGCCGCTAACTGTCGTACGTGAAGCCTGGTTGGCAGGCCTTGACCAAGGCAAGTTGTCGCAACGTTTCCTGGCTGGAGCCGTGAACTTTTGCACCCTGATGCCGATGCGTGCCATCCCGTTCAAACTCGTCTGCCTGCTTGGCATGAATGACGGCGACTACCCGCGCGCGCAACCCCCGCTGGACTTCGACTTGATGGGCAGCGACTACCGTCCAGGCGATCGTTCCCGCCGCGAAGATGACCGTTACTTACTGCTCGAAGCGCTACTGTCTGCACGCGATCAACTCTATATCAGTTGGGTAGGGCGCAGTATTCGCGACAACAGCGAGCGTCCGGCCTGCGTCTTGATCGGCCAATTGCGCGATCACCTTGCCAGTGGCTGGCATCTCCAGGATGGCGAGGACTTGCTTGAGGCCATGACTCAAGAGCATCCGCTGCAACCGTTCAGCACCCGTTATTTTCACGAAGGTGATCCCAATCTGTTCAGCTATGCCCGTGAATGGCAGCAATTGCACGAACCCCAAACAGCCCTCACGCAGTCCGAAACCCTGGCAACGCATGAACAAGAAGAACCTTTAAACCTCACTCAGTTGCAGGACTTTTTGCGCAATCCTGTACGCCACTTCTTCAGTCAGCGCCTGAAAGTCTTCTTTGAAGCGGCCGAAGTGCCTCTAGAAGATGAAGAACCCTTCGTGCTCGACGCGTTGCAGCGCTACACCCTCAGCGACAGCTTGCTCGAAGCCGCACTGGCGCAACCGGATCAACTGGAACACGCTCTACAGACCCGCGCCAAACGTCTGCAAGGCAGCGGACTGTTACCGATGGCCGGCTTTGGCGAGTGTTTGCAACACGAATTGATTGAGCCTCTGCCCGACGTACTGCAACGCTATCAACAACTCCTGGCCCTGTGGCCGACGCCACTCAACAGCGCACTGCCAGTCAGCGTTGACGGCCATGGGCTTGCGTTGGAAGGATGGCTCAGCAACCTGCATCAACGCAGTGATAAAGGCCTACTATCCATCACGACGATTCCTAACAGCATTGGGGCGATTAAGACGCGTAAATGGCATCGCCTGACCAGGCCGTGGGTCAATCATCTGGTGGCCTGCTCCAGTGGCCTGAACATGTCCACGGCCTTGGTCGCCAGTGATGACACCTTGCTGCTAGCCCCTTTAGAGCCTCAACTCGCCAGCGATATTCTAGGCAACGTATTGATGGCCTGGAAAGTCGGCATAAACCACCCGCTGCCCATCGCCATCAAAACCGGCTTCGCCTGGTTGGCCCAGACTGATCCGGTCAAGGCCGATGCAGCGGCACAAAAGGCCTACGAAGGTGATGGTCAAACCAGCGAAGGCGAGCGTCGCGAAAGCGCAGCCTTGGCTCGGCAGTTTCCTGACTACGCGGCATTGATGGCCGATGGAGCCTTTGAAGACTGGTGCGATGCCCTCTATCGCCCTCTCTTTGACGCGCCTTGGCGCTCATTAAACAGCGAGGAGTCCCGCTAA
- a CDS encoding SDR family oxidoreductase, whose amino-acid sequence MTAKKALIVGASRGLGLGLVTALSNEGWHVTATVRDPQRADALRTLDNVQVEQLDIDNLHAIKALHQRLNAEVFDLVFINAGIKGPDDQTPGSASLADIGQLFMTNSVAPINVAQAFVANIRKGDGILAFMSSRLGSVTIPNAPQLALYKASKAALNSLTNTFITQLGDERPTVLSMHPGVVKTELSGGEGDIDVDTSIRGIVEQLKAYAGKGGHHFIDYKGQTIPW is encoded by the coding sequence ATGACAGCAAAAAAAGCACTCATCGTCGGTGCCTCACGAGGACTTGGCCTCGGCTTGGTCACTGCGTTATCGAACGAAGGCTGGCACGTGACGGCGACCGTCCGTGACCCTCAACGAGCCGATGCGTTGAGAACGCTGGATAACGTGCAGGTTGAACAACTCGATATCGATAACCTGCATGCCATCAAAGCACTGCACCAACGCTTAAACGCAGAGGTCTTCGACTTGGTTTTCATTAACGCTGGCATCAAAGGCCCGGATGACCAGACACCGGGCAGCGCCAGCCTGGCTGACATCGGTCAGCTCTTCATGACCAACAGCGTTGCACCGATTAACGTGGCACAGGCCTTCGTCGCCAACATCCGAAAAGGCGATGGCATCCTGGCATTTATGAGTTCACGGCTGGGCAGTGTCACCATCCCCAACGCACCGCAATTGGCACTCTACAAAGCCAGCAAGGCAGCGCTCAACTCGTTGACCAATACGTTCATTACCCAACTGGGAGATGAGCGGCCTACCGTGCTATCCATGCACCCTGGCGTGGTCAAAACCGAGCTGAGCGGTGGAGAGGGAGACATAGATGTCGACACCAGCATCCGTGGCATCGTAGAGCAACTAAAGGCATACGCTGGCAAAGGCGGCCATCACTTTATCGACTACAAGGGTCAGACCATTCCTTGGTAA